The segment AGGTCGATGTCGCGGCCGGTGAGGCTGGCGTAGGCGATGAGGCGGATGAGGCTGCCTTCCAGCTCGCGTATGTTCGTCCGCACCTTGCTGGCGATGAAGAGGGCCACGTTCTCGGGGATCTCCACCCGCTCCGCTTCCGCCTTCTTGCGGAGGATGGCCACCTTGGTCTCGATGTCCGGGGGCTGGATGTCCGCGATGAGGCCCCACTCGAAGCGGCTGTGCAGCCGCTCCTCAAGGGTCGGGATCTGCCGGGGCGGACAGTCGCTCGAGATCACGATCTGCTTCTGGGCATCGTGGAGCGCGTTGAAGATGTGGAAGAACTCCTCCTGGGTGCGGTCCTTCCCGGCGATGAACTGGATGTCGTCCACCAGCAGCACGTCGATCGAGCGGTACTTCTGCCGGAAGGCGGGAAGGCGGTCGAAGCGGATGGCGTTGATCATCTCGTTGATGAAGCGGTCGGCGGAGATGTAGAGCAGGTTCAGGCGCTTCTGACGCGCCTGGATGTAGTGGCCGATGGCGTGCATGAGGTGGGTCTTGCCCAGGCCGACTCCGCCGTAGATGAAGAGCGGGTTGTAGGACTTGCTGGGGATCTCCGCCACCGCCCTCGCGGCGGCGTGGGCAAACTGGTTGGAGGAGCCGACCACGAAGCTGTCGAAGGTGTACTTCGGATTCAGGGACGAGGAGTCGCGCTCGGGTGCGGGGGTCGTCCGTTCGGAGGGAGCGCCGGACTCTGCGGCCTCCTCGAAGATCACATGCACGTTGGCGCGACCGAGCTCTTGAAGGGCCTCCGTGAGCACGCCCTGGTAGTTCTTGGTCAGCCATTCGCGGAACTGGGCGTTGGGCACTCCGACCAGGAGCCGCGACCCGTCGAGGGAGAGGTAGCTCGTGGGACGAAACCAGGTCGCAAAGCTGTGGCGGTTCACCTTGCTCTCGACCTTGGCGAGGATCTCGTCCCAGAGGTTCACGACCGGTCCTCGGCGGGTCCGGGGAGGGGTAGGGGGCAGGGAAAGCAATGATGGCCATAGCAACAAGTCATTGTATACTAACCACTTAAGCTGTTAATGGCCGGTCTGGCCTGCCCTGGCCCGCGCGAGAAGCCCCTTTTGCACAGAGATTTCAACACTTGTGGAAAAGCCGGCACAGGGACCACGGAAGGCTGGAAGCGATCGCTGCCCTGAAGCCTGAACGGTATCACAGGCGTCCGGGCGGAGACAAGAGTGACTCCGAGGCCGCGGGGGGCCTCAATTTGACGGCGATGGGAGGAGGCGCTATACTTTCGAGTTTGTCCTGGAAGCAGGGGCTTCCTTCCCACGCCGGAGGCGCCCGGCGGCCGAGGCTCGATCATGAAGAGGACGTTCCAACCGAACAACCGGAAGCGTAAGCGGACCCATGGCTTCCTGGTGCGGATGCGCACAAAGGGGGGCCGGCTGGTGCTGAGACGCCGCCGGCAGAAGGGGCGGAAGCGGCTTTCCGCCTGAGCGGGC is part of the Candidatus Methylomirabilis sp. genome and harbors:
- the rpmH gene encoding 50S ribosomal protein L34, giving the protein MKRTFQPNNRKRKRTHGFLVRMRTKGGRLVLRRRRQKGRKRLSA
- the dnaA gene encoding chromosomal replication initiator protein DnaA — encoded protein: MNLWDEILAKVESKVNRHSFATWFRPTSYLSLDGSRLLVGVPNAQFREWLTKNYQGVLTEALQELGRANVHVIFEEAAESGAPSERTTPAPERDSSSLNPKYTFDSFVVGSSNQFAHAAARAVAEIPSKSYNPLFIYGGVGLGKTHLMHAIGHYIQARQKRLNLLYISADRFINEMINAIRFDRLPAFRQKYRSIDVLLVDDIQFIAGKDRTQEEFFHIFNALHDAQKQIVISSDCPPRQIPTLEERLHSRFEWGLIADIQPPDIETKVAILRKKAEAERVEIPENVALFIASKVRTNIRELEGSLIRLIAYASLTGRDIDLSLAQETLKDLLHTEDKAITIEMIQKFVADHYNVKLTDLKAKNNAKSVVVPRQIAMYLTKTLTGASLPEIGKEFG